In Quercus robur chromosome 11, dhQueRobu3.1, whole genome shotgun sequence, the following proteins share a genomic window:
- the LOC126706928 gene encoding uncharacterized protein LOC126706928: protein MARGSAAKTTKMLMLREAMRVDRGFSKHAGGEDWHKKPASSINPGDNISYSPCWVPHPRTGIYYPKGQEWVMDDLPEQAASLNRTHWLRNVDGVDKADHNTPSDLYLHTSV from the exons ATGGCTAGAGGCAGCGCTGCAAAAACAACAAAGATGTTAATGCTGAG GGAAGCTATGCGAGTTGATCGTGGATTCAGCAAGCATGCAGGAGGAGAAGATTGGCATAAAAAACCAGCAAGTTCAATCAATCCTGGTGACAATATAAGCTACTCGCCGTGCTGGGTTCCGCATCCACGGACTGGCATATACTACCCAAAAGGCCAGGAATGGGTGATGGACGATCTTCCTGAGCAAGCCGCTTCTTTAAACAGGACCCATTGGCTTAGGAACGTTGATGGTGTGGACAAAGCAGACCACAATACTCCATCTGATCTTTACCTTCATACTAGTGTGTGA